In Mauremys mutica isolate MM-2020 ecotype Southern chromosome 16, ASM2049712v1, whole genome shotgun sequence, one DNA window encodes the following:
- the LOC123351064 gene encoding apelin receptor-like: protein MEDEPYYYYGEGNESGPGAQCEWPADWAVSFSLLPVLYMLVFVLGLSGNGLVIFTVWRGPRAKRRSADTYIGNLALADLAFVVTLPLWAAYTALRFHWPFGSALCKLSSYLVLLNMFASAFCLGCLSLQRYLAIVRSLPRSRPVRPRASALLPLAALWLLAALLALPALLLRDTQPGPDNLTVCDMDFSGLASAQSERYWRGALSLGTTALGFLLPLLLMTLFYCCIGASLSRHFQHLRQEREKRRLLRIIATLVAVFALCWLPFHLLKSLYVLSELGLLELPCAFLGLVVLLHPYATCLAYINSCLNPFLYAFFDLRFRAQCRLLLGLRPALRGPAGSGSSTLSAQTQKSELHSLATKV, encoded by the coding sequence ATGGAGGACGAGCCCTACTACTACTACGGGGAGGGGAACGAGAGCGGGCCGGGCGCGCAGTGCGAGTGGCCGGCGGactgggccgtgtccttctcgcTGCTGCCCGTGCTCTACATGCTGGTCTTCGTGCTGGGGCTGTCGGGCAACGGGCTGGTGATCTTCACCGTGTGGCGGGGCCCGCGGGCCAAGCGCCGCTCCGCCGACACCTACATCGGCAACCTGGCGCTGGCCGACCTGGCCTTCGTGGTGACCCTGCCGCTGTGGGCCGCGTACACGGCGCTGCGCTTCCACTGGCCCTTCGGCTCGGCGCTGTGCAAGCTCAGCAGCTACCTGGTGCTGCTCAACATGTTCGCCTCCGCCTTCTGCCTGGGCTGCCTCAGCCTGCAGCGCTACCTCGCCATCGTGCGCTCGCTGCCGCGCTCCCGGCCCGTGCGCCCCCGCGCCTCGGCGCTGCTGCCGCTGGCCGCGCTCTGGCTGCTGGCCGCCCTGCTGGCgctgcccgccctgctgctgcgcGACACGCAGCCCGGCCCCGACAACCTCACGGTCTGCGACATGGACTTCAGCGGCCTGGCCAGCGCGCAGAGCGAGCGCTACTGGCGCGGCGCGCTCAGCCTGGGCACCACGGCGCTGGGCttcctgctgccgctgctgctcatGACCCTCTTCTACTGCTGCATCGGCGCCAGCCTGAgccgccacttccagcacctGCGGCAGGAGCGCGAGAAGCGGCGGCTGCTGCGCATCATCGCCACGCTGGTGGCGGTGTTCGcgctctgctggctgcccttccaCCTGCTCAAGAGCCTCTACGTGCTCAGCGAGCTGGGGCTGCTGGAGCTGCCCTGCGCCTTCCTCGGCCtggtggtgctgctgcacccctacGCCACCTGCCTGGCCTACATCAACAGCTGCCTCAACCCCTTCCTCTACGCCTTCTTCGACCTGCGCTTCCGCGCGCAGTGCCGCCTGCTGCTGGGGCTGCGCCCGGCGCTGCGCGGCCCGGCCGGCTCGGGCTCCTCCACGCTCAGCGCGCAGACCCAGAAATCCGAGCTGCACTCGCTGGCCACCAAGGTGTAG